From one Lycium barbarum isolate Lr01 chromosome 6, ASM1917538v2, whole genome shotgun sequence genomic stretch:
- the LOC132644286 gene encoding uncharacterized protein LOC132644286 translates to MFFYLTTLSLQKFIKEVVPVLPESTPENERFVVTEAWKHSDFLCKNYILSGLEDDLYNSYSNVGTSKELCDALEKKYKTEDAGLKKFIAAKFLGYKMVDGLVISGAFQVAAVIEKLPPSWKDFKNYLKHKRKEMILEDLIVRLRIEEDNKAAEKKANGRSAIGGAHIIETDLTNLKKRKKASGPRNYPNKKKFKGNCHNCGKIGHKALVGNSKEWWIDSGATRHICAVREAFASYAPAGPDETIFMGNSATAKIEGCGKILLKMTSGKVVTLNDVCHVPEIRKNLVFTGLLVKNDFKCVYIFDQVVISKNEMYIGKGYLTEGLFKLNVMVVDNNNVSASSYLLESNDL, encoded by the exons ATGTTCTTCTATTTAACTACTTTAAGCCTTCAAAAGTTTATTAAGGAGGTCGTGCCGGTTCTGCCAGAATCAACACCTGAGAATGAACGTTTTGTTGTAACTGAGGCTTGGAAGCACTCAGATTTTTTGTGTAAGAATTATATTCTTAGCGGACTGGAGGATGATCTTTACAATTCCTATAGTAATGTGGGAACTTCAAAAGAACTATGTGATGCAttggaaaagaaatataaaactGAGGATGCCGGATTGAAGAAGTTTATCGCTGCTAAGTTCCTGGGCTACAAAATGGTAGATG GTTTGGTGATTAGTGGGGCGTTTCAAGTTGCGGCAGTGATAGAGAAGTTGCCTCCTTCATGGAAGGACTTCAAAAATTACTTGAAACACAAACGAAAGGAGATGATACTGGAAGATCTCATCGTCCGGTTGAgaatcgaggaagataacaaggCAGCAGAGAAGAAGGCTAATGGGAGATCAGCCATAGGGGGAGCACATATTATTGAAACGGATCTAACGAAtttgaaaaagaggaaaaaggcaTCGGGACCAAGGAACTATCCCAACAAGAAGAAATTCAAGGGAAACTGCCACAATTGTGGGAAAATCGGACACAAAGCT CTAGTGGGAAATTCGAAAGAGTGGTGGATTGATTCTGGCGCCACTCGCCACATTTGTGCTGTTAGAGAAGCCTTTGCTTCATATGCTCCCGCCGGGCCCGACGAGACCATATTTATGGGAAATTCTGCAACAGCCAAGATTGAAGGTTGTGGAAAGATACTGCTGAAGATGACTTCTGGCAAGGTGGTGACTCTCAACGACGTTTGTCATGTTCCTGAAATTAGGAAAAATTTAGTATTTACGGGGCTTCTAGTGAAGAACGATTTTAAGTGTGTTTATATTTTTGACCAGGTTGTAATAAGTAAGAACGAGATGTACATAGGAAAAGGTTACCTtacagagggccttttcaaactgaaTGTAATGGTCGTTGATAATAATAACGTTTCTGCTTCGTCTTACTTGcttgagtcaaatgatttatag
- the LOC132645108 gene encoding glycine-rich protein A3, with the protein MGDKHDDKGLFSHLAGYAMGGHHGGYGHGAYPPQGYGYPPQGYPPSGYPPHGGYPPAGYPSPHAGYPPPAYPPHGGYPPAGYPTAHYPSPSPSHHGHGPHMGMGGMLAGGAAAAAAAYGAHHLMHGHHRPYGHFGHHGKFKHGKFKHGKFGKRWKSHGMFGRHKFGKRWK; encoded by the exons atggGGGACAAGCATGATGACAAAGGACTGTTTTCTCATCTTGCTGGATATGCTATGGGTGGTCACCACGGAGGCTATGGCCACGGGGCATATCCACCTCAAGGATATGGATATCCACCACAAGGGTACCCGCCTTCTGGCTATCCTCCTCACGGTGGATATCCACCAGCAGGATATCCTTCTCCTCACGCTGGATACCCACCACCTGCATATCCTCCACATGGTGGATATCCGCCTGCTGGTTATCCTACCGCCCACTATCCTAGTCCATCACCTTCACATCATG GGCATGGACCTCATATGGGTATGGGAGGAATGCTAGCTGGTGGTgcagcagcagctgctgctgcATATGGAGCTCACCATCTCATGCATGGTCATCATCGTCCttatggccatttcggccatcaTGGCAAGTTTAAGCACGGAAAATTCAAGCACGGAAAGTTTGGCAAGCGCTGGAAAAGCCATGGCATGTTTGGCAGGCACAAGTTTGGCAAGAGATGGAAGTGA